The Penaeus chinensis breed Huanghai No. 1 chromosome 29, ASM1920278v2, whole genome shotgun sequence genome window below encodes:
- the LOC125040426 gene encoding proline-rich receptor-like protein kinase PERK2: protein MAAPSNGGVVVVVVLLCCVVVLRPSLPAALKAANRNTSKRVPWLAALPLVYKETRYQSPNFNFTRTLSLQPSPSPAPLVSNLLPHPHPKSPTFSLTRTLSPQPSPSPAPLSPTSSLTRTLSPQPSPSPAPLVPNLLPHPHPKSLTFTLTRTLSLQPLPSTAPLSPTLTLKDSTPRRPGILPFSAMSPKSRPGFPSPAVLSLLPEGRPLAASGRTGFEGSVVQFEEKNG from the exons ATGGCGGCCCCGAGCAATGGgggggttgtggttgtggttgtgttgctgtgttgtgtggttgtattA CGACCTTCCCTCCCCGCCGCGCTGAAGGCCGCCAACCGAAATACGTCCAAGCGTGTGCCGTGGCTGGCCGCCCTTCCGCTGGTCTATAAAGAGACTCGATATcag TCTCCAAACTTCAACTTCACCCGCACCCTTAGTCTccaaccttcaccctcacccGCACCCTTAgtctccaacctcctccctcacccgcaCCCTAAGTCCccaaccttctccctcacccgCACCCTTAGTCCCCAACCATCTCCCTCACCCGCACCCTTA tccccaacctcctccctcacccgcaCCCTTAGTCCccaaccttctccctcacccgCACCCTTagtccccaacctcctccctcacccgcaCCCTAAGTCCctaaccttcaccctcacccGCACCCTTAGTCTCCAACCTCTTCCCTCAACCGCACCCTTA TCCCCAACCCTCACCCTTAAGGATTCCACCCCACGAAGGCCTGGGATCCTCCCCTTTTCTGCAATGTCACCCAAATCCCGCCCAGGATTCCCCTCGCCCGCTGTCCTTTCGCTCCTTCCCGAGGGACGGCCTCTCGCGGCCTCTGGAAGGACTGGCTTCGAGGGCAGCGTCGTACAGTTCGAAGAGAAAAATGGATAG